Proteins encoded by one window of Rubrobacter indicoceani:
- a CDS encoding helix-turn-helix domain-containing protein — MRGSDLIGAEEVAGLMGVEVSTVWRWCREGRLPCLKAGKHWRVRREAMEEFLRQSERPTTLLERLQSFFQASDNVLTVAQDAGLLQRLDAAFFRAGEARGALLIKFYGGGDAEPEVLRKRLKGDRLDVERLEREGRFFFREQSQSPEERGEEVRRIVKEHGVGQDVWVSFDWSGQTSFEKTLEGQRELRRSVGTRRLVIKTAVLDAAIDGLPSETLRQAQSSHSGTIWASDSGLSLSRRVPMPPA; from the coding sequence GTGAGAGGATCGGATCTCATAGGGGCTGAGGAAGTTGCGGGGTTGATGGGGGTTGAGGTTTCGACGGTCTGGCGGTGGTGTCGGGAGGGTCGGTTGCCGTGTCTGAAGGCCGGCAAGCACTGGCGGGTACGTCGGGAGGCGATGGAGGAGTTTCTGAGGCAGAGTGAGCGTCCGACTACGCTTCTGGAGCGGTTGCAGTCGTTTTTCCAGGCTTCGGATAACGTTCTTACCGTGGCTCAGGATGCGGGTCTTCTGCAGCGGCTGGACGCTGCTTTTTTTCGGGCCGGGGAGGCTCGGGGGGCGTTGTTGATCAAGTTTTACGGTGGCGGGGATGCGGAGCCGGAGGTGCTGCGAAAGCGGTTGAAGGGGGATCGGCTCGATGTCGAGCGGCTGGAGCGGGAGGGTCGGTTCTTTTTCAGGGAGCAGAGCCAATCGCCGGAAGAGCGCGGTGAGGAGGTCCGGCGGATCGTAAAAGAACACGGGGTCGGGCAGGACGTTTGGGTGTCCTTTGACTGGTCCGGCCAGACCAGCTTCGAGAAGACCCTCGAGGGGCAGCGGGAGCTTAGACGGTCGGTCGGTACCAGGCGTCTCGTCATAAAGACCGCCGTGCTCGACGCCGCTATCGACGGGCTGCCTTCCGAGACGCTCAGGCAGGCCCAGAGTTCCCACTCGGGCACTATCTGGGCCTCCGACAGCGGTCTGTCCCTGAGCCGTCGCGTGCCGATGCCGCCCGCATGA